Genomic window (Nitrosophilus kaiyonis):
ACAAAGAAAATATACTGGCCACTTAAATATAGCAATAAATATAGATGGAAAGAGGGAGAATATAGATTTAGAGCAACTGTTCATATACTACAAACAAATTTTACTGCAGCCCAGGTTTCATCAATCGAGAAAAATATAAATAACAATAAAAAAGATTTTATTGTAAAAGTATTAGGTGAAGATAAGAGTGATTTAACAATAAGTAATATAAAACTTTCAAAAAAGATATGCTCTGGTGATTTAATAAGAAAAAGTGGAAAAATTTTAGTAACTATAAAAAATATAGGTAAAAAAGATGCTCCTGCTACTACATTAAAAGTTTCTTGTATTAATTTAGCTTCAAGTGGAGCCGTAACAAGTTTAAGTGCAAACTTTTCTGGGATTTGTCCAGACTTTTTAAAAGGAATGGCAAAAATACCTTCTATTAAATCTGGACATAGTTATATTTTAAAATGGCCTTATAATAAGAATAAAAAATGGAGAAAGGGTAAATATAAACTAGAGTTTTTTGTTGATGATAGAAATAGAATCAAAGAATCTAAAGAAGACAATAATAAAAAATATTTTATTTTAGAAGTAAAAGAGTGTAAACCAAAACTATCTATGGTGACAAAACCTACTTTAAAAGTTCCTAAATTTAAGAAAAAGATTATATTTGACAAAATTTTTCCATCATATTGGTATTCAGGCAAAAAATATGAAATTATAGTCAGAGGAAAAGGATTTAGTAAAAATTTAGATTTTAAATTTGATAAAAAATTTATAAAAATCATTTCAAAAAAATATATAAATAGTAATATGTATAAATTAACAATAAATATATCTGAGAAAATAAAACCTTCAAAAACAAGACTCTATTATAAAGAGATTGCAAAAAATTCAAAATATTTATATACCGGACTTTATGGTTGGTTAAAAGAGAAGAAAAAGCATAAAAAAATAGTTGTACCAAAAATAAAATTGCCGAAAATTTCATATAAAGTTCCCTTTATTAAAGGAAAAATTATATTAGAAAGGCCAAGATTTGGTAAAAGTGGAAGTGGGGATGTGTATCAGGATTTGGGGATACCTAAACTCAATGATAAAACAGTATTTTCATTTAGAGAGCAAAATCCAGGATTAGCTGATTGGTTTGAGCTTCAAATATTAGATAAAAGTGGGAAAGTTTTAGTAAAAAGAGATCTCGGAAAAAATCTATATTATAGAGCCGATCCTGATTTTGTATATGAGGTTTTATCTTTATTGAAACAAAAAGGATTGTTAAAAATTTCTAATATTTTGAAAAAAAGTTCAAAAATCAATACTTCTGCTTTGAAAAATATAAAAAATAATAGTAAAAAGACAAAAATTTCTAAAAAAGAGATAAACTATTTTAAATTAACTCCTCAAAAAAAGAGAAAAAGCTATATAGAAGAGCATAATGATGAGATAAGTTTATATTGGGCAGTAATTGGTAAAAAAAGATTTCCAAAAGATGGAATTGTAAAAATTGGTGATCATGAAAGAAAAATTGTCAGTTATGAAACTGTTTTAGTGGAAGAGTCTGAAAAATGGCCATTAAAAGTTAATGATTTTACAACTGGATTTAGTTGTAGATCAACTAGTAAAGGAAACATAAATATTCAAAATTTAGATCTTGGGCAAGAAGAGCCCGGAAAAGTTTCCACAGTTAATTATGTTGGAGATAGATTTGAACTTTCTGGCGTTTTTGATATATCAGATTCTCCATGGGGTTTTTCAAGACCAAATCAAATATTTACCAATGGTGGAATGATTGATGCAAGTCCTGTCCCAAGAAATATTTTTATTAGCTGGGGGGATGGTACAGTTGAATCATTAGATATGGTGCCATTGGAAAGTTTTGGTACAAGATTTAGGATAAATAATATGATACATCAATATGCAAGTACTGGCAAGAAAAAGATAAAAATTTTTATGTTACCAGAATCAGAAATACAAAATATCAACGTATCAAGTATGGTTTTTGCATACGACTTTTATGAAGGCTCAAAAACAGCCTCATTAAATGCAGTTTCTATGAATAGTAGTTTTGATAATCCTTATTATCAAGTTTTGGGATTAAGCGGAGATTTACCAAAACCAAATGCAGATTTATTAAATATAGCAAAGCATGCCTATATTATATATTGTAATCAAATTGCAATTGAACCACGAAAAGACCTAGTTGCTTCAGGGCCTTTACATTTAGATGATATTTTTATTTATGATTATAACGGTGGAAAGGTAGAAAATGAGAAAAAATATGGTCTTAATATTCAGGAAAATTTAAAAAATACACAAGTAAATATTGAAAAATATGGAACAAAAAACATTAAAATAGAGAAAAAATCTATACAGAAAAAAGTTGATAATAAAAATAACAAAAAAGAGTTTTTATTTAAAACTTCAACTGAAAAAATCAAAAATATTCAAGAATTTGCAAAAGGTATAGAATTAAGTGAATGTGATATATTGCAAGCAAATGCTAAATTAAGATATTATGGAAAAGGAAGTGTTCTTTTTAAATGGAAACTTATTGGTCCAGATGGAAATGAACTTATTTTAGAGAGTAAAAGAGAAGATATAGGGCCATCAAGATTTAGAGAAAATCTAACAAAAGATAATTATAAGATTCCAACACAAGATTCTTATAGCTATTATCCTTTATTATCAAAAGTTTTATATCTTGAAGAGTTTACCAAAAATAGCCAGTATGAATTGGTAGTTGATGCTATTGTTGATCCAATAACAGCTCTTGCTTTATCACAAGAAGAGATGATAAATACTATAAAAGCAATTATTGAAAATATAAATTTGGGTGTAAAATATGCATCAAATAAAATTACTCCAAAAATCTATCTTGCAAAAAAAAGCAAAATATCAAATCCATATATAGCACAAATTAAGCAAAGTGGTGCAAAATTTGGAGTACTTTCACCAAATAAAATTGCTTCGAAAAATATGCCAGTTGTAGCGAGTATTAATAAGGTTTTAGATAAGAGCAATATAGGAAAAGCTCTTGCAAAAATTAAAATACCAAAAAGAAAGCCTTATTATGTAAAATCTGAGCCTTTTAGATTTAGTGTTGTTCCAAATTCAGGGAATAAACCTTGTAAATTAAAGCTAGTAACCAAATCTAATGATATTTTTTGGATAAGAAATATAAGTAATAGTGTAACAGTGTCTCAAGGAAATATTTATAATGGATCAGGAAACCTTATATTAAAAATCAATAGTTCTATTCCTCAAGAGGTGGCTGTTCCGGTTCTTATAAATAATTGGCATGTTGGTGGATCTGATGGTATTACTGTTCAAAGTGGCAAAATAGATACCTCTTTAGATAGTAATTTTGTTGCAGACGGTGTTGAATTTGGATTGAAAAATCTATATTGTGAAGCCAAAAATAGTGATATGCTTTTAACTACAGATATAAAGCTGCAAAATGGGCTTTTGAGAAATATAGGAAGTAGTGATTCTCTTGAATGGAAAAAATTAACTTCACGAGTGGATGAGAATGGGAACTGGCATTATGAATTATCACAAAATAGAGAATTTAGTATAGGCTGGAGTGGATTTAGACTTAAAACTTCAAAAATATATCTTGATTTTGATAAAAATTGGGGAAGAGGTGTATCAAATGAGTGTAGCCAATTTATTGAAAAAGAGTGGACAGGTGTTCATTTAACTGATGCGACAATTTTCCCAAATACTTTTGACCTTGTACAAAGTGGATATACAAAAAATGTTAATAATTGGGGAATATCTGGAAATGGATTATGTGGTAAAGTCCAATTTGGACATTTTAGTACAAATATTAAAAAAGGAAGTATCTCATTTCAATCAATAGAAGCTGAAGCAAAAAATGGTAATTTTTATGCCACATATAAAAATATGGATGTATATGTACCATGGCTTGATACTCATTTAAAAGGTGATGCTAAATTAGTAGATGGAGCAAACAGTAATGAGCCATCTATTGATTTTAAAGGTTTAAGTTCTTCAGATATTGAAAAAGATTATGGAGTTATACATCTAAAAGCTAGCGATCTTGTATTTGGAAGCTATAAAGATATTGGCTGGGGTGTGTGGAGCAATACATATTTTTCACTTTCAACAAAAACTAAAAAAATAGTTAATGAAGCTCCGGTAAATGGACTTGTTTATGGATTTGACGCAAGAGCATATATAACTGGAGAATCAAACACTAAAACTGTATCAATAAGCGGCAAAGCTGAATTTGGTGGTACTGAAGTTGATCTGATTTCTATGGAGATAACATCAAATAAAAGCGGCAAATCTCTTATAGATTTTGTTTTAAATACCAATTTTAATGTATCTGAAGTTTTATCTACAGTTCCTGTTACAGTTAGATACTCTATAAATAATGAAAATGAAAATATTTTCGCGGTAGGTCCAAATGTTGATCCATTTGTAGTTCCAGCAGTTTTCCCAGAAGCAAATCCAAATATGGAATCAAGGATAGCTTTTAATTATGAAAAAGATAGTGGTGAAACATCACAAAATAATCCAGCTAAATATGACCAATATAGTGGAGATGTTGAGTTTGAACTATTTGAAGGTCAGACTATAAGAGCTGCTTTTAGACTGGGATATATAAATCATCGAGATTACTGGATGATAAAAGCAAGTATGCCTTTTGAAGATGGCATAGAGCTAATGAGTCCAGGGCTTATGCTTTATGAAATAAGAGGAGGCCTTGCACACAATTTTCCATTAGATTCATTTAAAAAAGATGGAAGTATTTTTGATATAACACCAAAGATGGATGGAACATATATGTTTTTTGCAGGTGTTGATGTGGGGCATGAACAAAAAAATTTATATTATGCAAAGGGCGATCTTGTAATAAAAATAAATTGGCAGGCAAGATTAGATGCTAGAGCATGGCTGTTAGATTATAAGAGAAAAGGAGATGGAACTTTTCAAGGATATTTGCAATATGCAAATGGAAGCATAGATGGTTCTATTTGGGGAAAACTATCCCTTTTAAAAGGTGCAATTGTAGCTGAAATACCACAAAATGCAGCTGTACTTCATATAAGTCGAGGAGATTGGTACTTTTATTTTGGAAGAAAAGAGGGTCCAAGAGTTAGGATGAAAGTACTAATATCTGAAGCGGACAGCTATCTTGAATTAGAACCTGGTAGATATGCTGTAGGGGCTAGAAATTTTTGGGGATTAAAAGGAAAATATGGAAGAATATATGGAGAATTAGAATCGGGATATGAGATTAGATTTCCTCCACATGTATCTGGATATGGAGAAGGTACACTTTCAGCTCAGATTTGTTGTTGTGAGATATGTATTGGTCCATCATTATCTGCTAGAGTAGAGGCAAGTGCACTTCCAATTCATGCAAAGGCAAGAGCATGTTTTGATTTTGGATGGCCAATAGGTGATATTTGTGGAACATTTAAATTCTAGGAGTTTTTTATGAAAAAAATATTTATAATTTTTATTTTTGCTTTATGTACAACTTTATTGGCTGGGAAAAGTCCATATATATGGGTTTATAGCAATGGATCAGGTAAAATAGATATATTTTGGCTACCTTCAGATATTTGGCCATCTGGTGGATGGAAGCTTGTTAGAGTTACTGATGGAAATAAAAAAATTTTAAAAAATCAATTAAAGCCTTTAACGCTTAAAAAATATATTAATAATATTAGTAAAAATGAGTATGAAAAAATTAAAAAATTTGCAAAAGAGCTTGAAAAAAGAAATTTAAAAAAAGATGAGTTGCAAATTGCAAAAGTTGTAATGGGTGTTAAAGCCGCATCAAATAAATATTTTGGTTATCTTTTGGGACTGAGATATGAAGATATATTAAATACTAAAAAAAGTGTATATTATATAATTTATGCTCTTGATAAAAATGGAAAAGCTATCTCATCTGCTAAGTCAATTAAAGTATCTCCTTTTAAAAAATCTTTACCACCAAAAAGTGTAGAAAATGCAGCTGCTAAAAGTACCCCAAATGGAGTAGAAATCTATTTTAGTAAACCAAAATTGAATAAACAAAATCCAATAATAGGTTATAAAATAAAAAGAATAGATAATGATGGGTCAAGTGAATGGATAACAAAAAATACAAAAATATTATCAAATGATATTTTTTTAAAAAAGCTTCCAGCAGTTTTAGATAAAAACCCTCCTATAGAGACAAAAGTTAAATATGAGATATATAGTGTTGGATTTTTTGAAAATATGAGTAAGCCAGTAGAAATTTCTGTTTATGTAAAAGATTTTACTGCTTTAATGCCGCCTTTGAATTTTTCAGCAGAAGGTAAAAAGGGAAAAGTCATATTGAAGTGGAATAAAAAAGAGAGTGAAAACTGTTTTGGATATCTTATTGAAAGATCAAATATGCAAAAAGGTCCTTTTTTGATTCTTACACCAAAAGGGATAACGAAAGAGAAAAATATTTTTGAAGATAAAAATGTCATAGGAGGAGTATCATATTTTTATAGAATAAGAAGTGTAAATAAAAATGGAGAGATAGGTAATCCTTCAGTTATAAGAGCAGCAACACCTATCTCAAAATCTCCTCCATCTCCTCCAAGAAATTTAAAAGCAAAAGTTGGAAAAACTCTTATTATGTTAAGTTGGGAAAAGCCAAAAAAAGGAGATATTGCAGGATATAAAGTTTATAGAAAATCAAAAGATGCAAAAAAATGGATGCAACTTAATAGTTATTTAATTAAAGATAGATATTTTGAGGATCCTTATGATGTAAATGTATATGGTGAATTTCAATATATGGTTAAATCTGCTGGATATGATTCACAAGAGAGTAAGAAAAGTAATATTATAAAAGTATATATACCAGACCAAGTTCCGCCAAATCCTCCAATTATTACAGATATAAAATCGCAAAATGGAATAATTAAAATATCTTTTAAACCTTCTCCTCCATATGAAGATATAGAAAAGTTTTATCTTATTAGATCAATTGATCCAAATGATCCAGGGTTAGTTATAGGTGATGCAATTGATAAAAAAAGCAGATCCATTGAAGATAAATTTATAAAATATGGACAAAGATATTGGTACTCTATGATTGCAGTGGATAAAGCTGGAAATAGAAGTGATTTAAGTAGAAAATTTAGCATTGTAGCTGAAAATCCACCATTACCAAAACCAGATAAACCAAAATTATCATATAAAGATAAACCTGTTAAACATGTAATTATTTCTATAAAAAAAGTGCCAAGAAGAGCATTTGCTATTATTTTTAAAAGTTTAGATAAGAAAAAATGGGAATATGTAGCTACAACTGATGAAGCTGGAGATATAGTAGATACTAAAGTGATTGGTAATAAAATATATTATAAGATCTATTTTAAATCAGAAAATAATAGTTTAAGTGAGCCATCAAAGATTGCGAAGATAAAAATAGAGTAGATATCGGGATTATCCCGATATCTATTACAGACGAGCTTCGTATCGTCTGAGCATATATAGTCGCTTGAGCATCTTTTTTCTTGCAGCGATTTTTTCCTTTTTTCGTCTTTCAGTTGGCTTTTCGTAAAATCTTCTAGCCCTTGCTTCAGTGACGATTAGGTTTCTATCAACCTGCTTTTTGAAAAGTCTATAAGCTTCCTCAAACGACTGATTTGGTTTAACGAGGATGCCAGGCACCTGACATCACCCCCTTTCTTAATTAAAATGACTGAAATTATAACATAAAAATAAACAAAACAAATCATTAATGGAAAAAAATTATTAATAAAAATTTAATATTTATATAGCTATAATTTCACTAAATAAAATATATAAGGAGGAAGTATGAAAATATTTAAGAGTGCAGCAATTTTAACAATAGGTTTAGCTGTTAGTCTTAGTGCAAGTGATGCTTTAATAAAAAAGGCAAATGAAGCTGGATTGAAACCTATTCCAAAAGAGGTAAATAAGCTTATTAAACTTATTGATAATCCAAAAAATCCATTGACAAAAGAGAAGGTAGAGCTTGGTAGAAAGCTATATTTTGATCCAAGATTATCTAAAAGCGGACTTATTAGTTGTAATACTTGTCACAATTTATCCATTGGTGGAGATGACAATGTGCCAGTGGCAACTGGACATAAATGGAGACACAATCCTCATCATTTAAACTCTCCAACTGTTTATAATGCTGTATTTAATCAAAAACAGTTTTGGGATGGAAGAAGCCCAGATTTAGAAGACCAAGCTACAGGTCCTATTCAAGCAGCACCTGAGATGGATATGCCAAAAGAAGTTGTTGTAAAAGTAGTAAAAAGCATACCAGAATATAAAGAAGCTTTTGAGAAAATTTTTCCAAATGAAGAGATAACAATTAAGACTATCGGAAAAGCAATTGGTGCATTTGAGAGAACTTTAGTTACTCCAAGTAGATATGATGACTTTTTAAATGGAGATGAAAAGGCTCTTAGCAAAGCTGAAAAAGAAGGATTAAAAACTTTTATAGATGTTGGATGTGCAAGTTGCCATAATGGTGTTGGTCTTGGTGGAAGTATGCAGCCATTCCCTGTTGCAGGAAAATATAAATACGCTAATTTAGGTGATTTTAAAGGGGATAAAAATGGTATGGTTAAGGTTCCAACTTTAAGAAATATTCTTGAAACTGCACCATATTTTCATAATGGCGCGACATACGATATTAAAGAGGCAATTGAAATAATGGCTGAAACTCAGCTTGGAAGAAAATTAAGCAAGAAAGAGATAGATTCTATTGCAACATTTTTCAAAGCACTTACTGGTAAAAAACCTGAAATTGAACTTCCAGTATTACCAGTTGAATCTTCAAATACTCCAAAACCAAATTTAGACTAAATTTAGGGGCTTTGCCCCTTTTACCTTCTTTTAATCTTTTATAAGAGAAAATATAAAAAGCAAAAAATTTAAGGCTTTTTATGGAATATCGATATATTGGTAAATCCGGGCTTCGTGTTACTTCTATGGCTCTTGGGACAATGACATTTGGCTCAACAACATCAAAAGATGAAGCTTTTAAAATACTCAATAAAGCATATGACTTTGGTATAAATTTTTATGATACAGCTGAGCTATATCCTGTACCTCCAGATAGCAGATATGCAGGAGTTACAGAAGAGATAGTAGGAGAGTGGTTAAAGACAAAACCAAGAGATAGTATTATACTTGCGACAAAAGTTGCTGGGGCTGCAAGTGGATGGTATGTACCACCAATTAGACATGGACTTACAGCAATTGATAGATTTCATATAAAAAGAGCGATAGAGGGAAGTTTAAAAAGATTAAAAACTGATTATATTGATCTATATCAGATGCATTGGCCAGATGAGGTTGTTCCAATTGAGGAGAGCTTAAGAGCATTTGATGAATTAATAAAAGAGGGAAAAGTTAGATATATAGGTACATCAAATGACACTGCTTATGGACTTACCAAAGCTTTAATGATATCAAAGTATGAAAATTTAGCAAGATTTGAATCGATTCAAAACAATTTTAGTGTGCTTAATCCTAGATTTTTTGATGAGCTTGAAAAGGTTTGCAAAAGAGAAAATGTATCGCTTCTTCCATACTCTCCAATTGCTGGAGGAATTTTAAGCGGAAAATATAATCAAAAATATATTCCAGAAGACGCAAGATTTAGTGATTATATAAAACATCCAAACAGAAGAGTTAGAGTTCATGCAAAAAGATTTTATAATGAAAAAACCTTATCCGCAACGGCTGAGTTTTTAGAGATTGCAAAAAAGTATGATATCCATCCTGTAACCTTAGCGGTAGCTTATTCAAAACATTTTGATTTTGTTGCTTCTACGATAATTGGAGCAAGAAAAGCTGAGCAGTTAGATGATAGTTTGGCTGCAATGGATGTTAAACTAAATCGTGAAATTTTAAAAGATATAGCAAAACTCCAAGAAAAATATCTCTATCCAATGGGGTAAATTATGAAAAAATTTATTTTATTTTTTATATCAGTGTTACTTTTTGCAGATACAAAAATATTTATTTATCCAAAAAATGTTGCATTTATAAAACAAGATAAAAATATTGCATTAGAAGATGGTGTCGGATATATTGAGAATATTCCAAGAAATATAATTTTAGACTCAATCTATTTTGATAAAAATGTTAATTCATTCTATTTCAAAAATGGAAGATTGTATATTAAAACTGAAAAAAGCGATTTTTTGAAAACAAAAATATCTTATTTAACAAAAGGAATTAGCTATAAAATAAGCTATGTAGGAAAATTGGATAAAAAATTACAATTGATTGGATATTGCCAAATATCTAATAATAGTAAAATTTTTTATAATAATGCAGATATTAGCTTTATTGCAGGCGAATTCAATATAAACTTTAAGCTTCCAATTTATATCTATAAAAGAGCAAAAGCTTTAACATATGAAAATATGCCAAATAGAATAGAGGGATATTATAGATATGATTTTCCATTTAAAATAGATTTAGAGCCAAACTCAATAAGAATAAATAAGTTTTTAAATAAAAAAGTAGATTATAAAAAGATATATAGCTTAGAAGTTTTTGATTCTTTATCAAGATTTGGTCAAAAAGTTTTTAAATTTGATCAAATTATATCATTTAATACACCTTTATCTTTACCTGCAGGCGTAATAAGATTTTATAAAGATACTTTTTTGGGAGAAAATTTTATAAAAAATAGTCCAAAAAATAGTTATTTGAATTTAAAAATAGGAAAAGATTTTGATATAAGTTTAAAAAGAGTACAAAAGGAATATAATAAAACAAAAAAATTTGTTTATACTAAGATTAAATTTATCATAAAAAATCCAAAAGACAAAGATATTAATCTACAAATAAAAGATTTTTTTCCAAATTCTAATGCAAAAATAAGAGCCGATATTAAATATAAAAAACTAGATGCAAATACAATAATATATAATGTAAAAGTTCCTAAAAAATCAAAAATAGAATTTACTGCTTCATATAAAGTACTTCAACAAAACATTTGACGATAAAATTCAAAAATATATTGACTTTTATCGCCACTTTTTTGTATACTTCTGTAATAATTATGTGACATAATTAAAATTATTATAAATTATTATAAAGAAGTTATATGGTGTATGCATATTTAAGAGCTCAAAATATTAGATATTCAATTGCTTCTCAAGAAAAAAGTATAGAAGATTTTGCCGCAAAAAAGGGATATAGTATTGAAGAAAAAGAGGTTGAAATCTCTTCATATAATAAACCTCTTGAAGAGAGAGATGATTTTAGAGCTTTTTTGCATTCATTAAATAGTGGTGATAAACTTTTTATTTATGACTTTTCTATTTTTAGTAATCGAGTAGGTGAAATTGTAAAAATATTAAATTGCCTTTTTAAAAGAGGAATTGATATCTATATTAGTAAATATTCTATAAAAATAAATGAAAATACACCTGCAAAAGTTGTAGTTTCTCTTTTAAATGAATTAAGAGAAAGTTTTAAAGAGTATAAAAAGAAAGGTTTAGGAAGACCAAAAGGAAGTATTTCAAAATCAAAATATGATGTTTATAGAAATAAAATTTTGCAACTGCTAAAGGAGGGTAAAAGTGTAAATGAGATATCAAAGCTTTTAAATGTTAGTAGAACTTCACTTAGAGATTATATAATTTCAAGAAATCTAAAAGAGCTTGCTGCTACAGAGGGGAATATTGATAGTGTGGGAGAAATATTTATTATCCCAACTTCAGAATGTAAAATAGAAAAAAATTCAAAAAAAGGATAAATAATGGCAACTGCGACTGCAACTGCTGCGCCTAAAAAAAATAGGGCAAAAGAGTATCTTAAAAACTGGATACCATATAGGTATAAACGTTATGTTTTTTTTGCAATAGTTACTATTGTGGCTTTGGTTCTTCCATGGATAAAGATAAATGGAAATCACTTTTTCTTATTAAATTTTGACCATAAACAGCTTCATCTTTTCTTTGTTAGATTTGATATGCAAGAGCTATATTTAATGCCATTCTTGCTTTGGATTTTGTTTTTTGGGATATTTTTTATTACTACTCTTGGTGGACGTGTTTGGTGTGGATGGAGTTGTCCGCAAACAATTTTTAGAGTAATTTATAGAGATCTATTTGAAACAAAACTTTTACACTTAAGAAAAAGAATATCAAATAAACAGATTGAACCAGATATGAGCAAGCCTGAAAATAAGGCTAAAAAAGTAATTGCAATTTTACTTTGGTCTGTTTTAGCATTTGTTGCTGCAGCTGATTTTATCTGGTATTTTGTTCCACCTGAAGACTTTTTTGCATATATTCAAAATCCTGGCGAACACACAATATTAATGGGATTTTGGATTGGTATAGCTCTATTTTTAATAGCCGATATTGTTTTTATTAAAGAGAATTTTTGTATATATATCTGTCCATATGCAAGAGTTCAGTCAGTTTTATATGATGAAGATACTTTTCAAACAGTATATGATTATAAAAGAGGCGGTAAGATCTATGATGAGCATGGCCATTTAATAGTACATAATAAAAAAGAGTTAAAAGAGCAAAATGAAAATGCTGAATGTACCCTTTGTGAATCCTGTGTTAAGGTTTGTCCAACCCATATAGATATACGAAAAGGTATGCAGCTTGAGTGTATTAACTGTCTTGAATGTGCTGATGCTTGTACAAAAGTTATGGGAGCTTTGGGAAAAGAGTCTTTAGTTAGATGGACAAGTTATCATGCGTTGGAGAGTGGTGAAAAAACAAGGGTATTTAGATTTAGAATAATTG
Coding sequences:
- a CDS encoding CARDB domain-containing protein, yielding MRKIFLMLFTLILSVANGTVLTHVVSSPDNKPDLSIVDVKIKKNIKSGDIIGKNREILIIIKNIGKKTAPKSILKLVCKSRNGCPKILNGTVNISSLRPNQTKKIYWPLKYSNKYRWKEGEYRFRATVHILQTNFTAAQVSSIEKNINNNKKDFIVKVLGEDKSDLTISNIKLSKKICSGDLIRKSGKILVTIKNIGKKDAPATTLKVSCINLASSGAVTSLSANFSGICPDFLKGMAKIPSIKSGHSYILKWPYNKNKKWRKGKYKLEFFVDDRNRIKESKEDNNKKYFILEVKECKPKLSMVTKPTLKVPKFKKKIIFDKIFPSYWYSGKKYEIIVRGKGFSKNLDFKFDKKFIKIISKKYINSNMYKLTINISEKIKPSKTRLYYKEIAKNSKYLYTGLYGWLKEKKKHKKIVVPKIKLPKISYKVPFIKGKIILERPRFGKSGSGDVYQDLGIPKLNDKTVFSFREQNPGLADWFELQILDKSGKVLVKRDLGKNLYYRADPDFVYEVLSLLKQKGLLKISNILKKSSKINTSALKNIKNNSKKTKISKKEINYFKLTPQKKRKSYIEEHNDEISLYWAVIGKKRFPKDGIVKIGDHERKIVSYETVLVEESEKWPLKVNDFTTGFSCRSTSKGNINIQNLDLGQEEPGKVSTVNYVGDRFELSGVFDISDSPWGFSRPNQIFTNGGMIDASPVPRNIFISWGDGTVESLDMVPLESFGTRFRINNMIHQYASTGKKKIKIFMLPESEIQNINVSSMVFAYDFYEGSKTASLNAVSMNSSFDNPYYQVLGLSGDLPKPNADLLNIAKHAYIIYCNQIAIEPRKDLVASGPLHLDDIFIYDYNGGKVENEKKYGLNIQENLKNTQVNIEKYGTKNIKIEKKSIQKKVDNKNNKKEFLFKTSTEKIKNIQEFAKGIELSECDILQANAKLRYYGKGSVLFKWKLIGPDGNELILESKREDIGPSRFRENLTKDNYKIPTQDSYSYYPLLSKVLYLEEFTKNSQYELVVDAIVDPITALALSQEEMINTIKAIIENINLGVKYASNKITPKIYLAKKSKISNPYIAQIKQSGAKFGVLSPNKIASKNMPVVASINKVLDKSNIGKALAKIKIPKRKPYYVKSEPFRFSVVPNSGNKPCKLKLVTKSNDIFWIRNISNSVTVSQGNIYNGSGNLILKINSSIPQEVAVPVLINNWHVGGSDGITVQSGKIDTSLDSNFVADGVEFGLKNLYCEAKNSDMLLTTDIKLQNGLLRNIGSSDSLEWKKLTSRVDENGNWHYELSQNREFSIGWSGFRLKTSKIYLDFDKNWGRGVSNECSQFIEKEWTGVHLTDATIFPNTFDLVQSGYTKNVNNWGISGNGLCGKVQFGHFSTNIKKGSISFQSIEAEAKNGNFYATYKNMDVYVPWLDTHLKGDAKLVDGANSNEPSIDFKGLSSSDIEKDYGVIHLKASDLVFGSYKDIGWGVWSNTYFSLSTKTKKIVNEAPVNGLVYGFDARAYITGESNTKTVSISGKAEFGGTEVDLISMEITSNKSGKSLIDFVLNTNFNVSEVLSTVPVTVRYSINNENENIFAVGPNVDPFVVPAVFPEANPNMESRIAFNYEKDSGETSQNNPAKYDQYSGDVEFELFEGQTIRAAFRLGYINHRDYWMIKASMPFEDGIELMSPGLMLYEIRGGLAHNFPLDSFKKDGSIFDITPKMDGTYMFFAGVDVGHEQKNLYYAKGDLVIKINWQARLDARAWLLDYKRKGDGTFQGYLQYANGSIDGSIWGKLSLLKGAIVAEIPQNAAVLHISRGDWYFYFGRKEGPRVRMKVLISEADSYLELEPGRYAVGARNFWGLKGKYGRIYGELESGYEIRFPPHVSGYGEGTLSAQICCCEICIGPSLSARVEASALPIHAKARACFDFGWPIGDICGTFKF
- a CDS encoding fibronectin type III domain-containing protein; this translates as MKKIFIIFIFALCTTLLAGKSPYIWVYSNGSGKIDIFWLPSDIWPSGGWKLVRVTDGNKKILKNQLKPLTLKKYINNISKNEYEKIKKFAKELEKRNLKKDELQIAKVVMGVKAASNKYFGYLLGLRYEDILNTKKSVYYIIYALDKNGKAISSAKSIKVSPFKKSLPPKSVENAAAKSTPNGVEIYFSKPKLNKQNPIIGYKIKRIDNDGSSEWITKNTKILSNDIFLKKLPAVLDKNPPIETKVKYEIYSVGFFENMSKPVEISVYVKDFTALMPPLNFSAEGKKGKVILKWNKKESENCFGYLIERSNMQKGPFLILTPKGITKEKNIFEDKNVIGGVSYFYRIRSVNKNGEIGNPSVIRAATPISKSPPSPPRNLKAKVGKTLIMLSWEKPKKGDIAGYKVYRKSKDAKKWMQLNSYLIKDRYFEDPYDVNVYGEFQYMVKSAGYDSQESKKSNIIKVYIPDQVPPNPPIITDIKSQNGIIKISFKPSPPYEDIEKFYLIRSIDPNDPGLVIGDAIDKKSRSIEDKFIKYGQRYWYSMIAVDKAGNRSDLSRKFSIVAENPPLPKPDKPKLSYKDKPVKHVIISIKKVPRRAFAIIFKSLDKKKWEYVATTDEAGDIVDTKVIGNKIYYKIYFKSENNSLSEPSKIAKIKIE
- the rpsU gene encoding 30S ribosomal protein S21 produces the protein MPGILVKPNQSFEEAYRLFKKQVDRNLIVTEARARRFYEKPTERRKKEKIAARKKMLKRLYMLRRYEARL
- a CDS encoding cytochrome-c peroxidase, with the translated sequence MKIFKSAAILTIGLAVSLSASDALIKKANEAGLKPIPKEVNKLIKLIDNPKNPLTKEKVELGRKLYFDPRLSKSGLISCNTCHNLSIGGDDNVPVATGHKWRHNPHHLNSPTVYNAVFNQKQFWDGRSPDLEDQATGPIQAAPEMDMPKEVVVKVVKSIPEYKEAFEKIFPNEEITIKTIGKAIGAFERTLVTPSRYDDFLNGDEKALSKAEKEGLKTFIDVGCASCHNGVGLGGSMQPFPVAGKYKYANLGDFKGDKNGMVKVPTLRNILETAPYFHNGATYDIKEAIEIMAETQLGRKLSKKEIDSIATFFKALTGKKPEIELPVLPVESSNTPKPNLD